In Longimicrobium sp., the DNA window TCGACGCGCTGCCGCTGACGCCGCACGGCAAGGTCGACCGCCGCGCGCTTCCCGCGCCCGCCGCGCTGCTGCCGGTGGAGGGCGACGCCGCGCCCGCGGGCGACACCGAGCGCACGGTGGCGGAGATCTGGAGCGAGGTGCTCGGTTTCGGGCCGATCCCCTCCGACGCGGACTTCTTCGACCTGGGCGGGCACTCGCTGCTGGGGATGCTGGTCCTCTCGCGCATCGGCCAGCGCTTCGGGGTGGAGCTGCCCGTGCGCGCGCTGTTCGACGCGCCCACGGCTGCCGCGCTGGCCGCGCGCATCGACGCGGCGCGCGGCGCGCCGGTCGTTCCGCATCCGCCGCTGCGGCCGGTGCTGCGCGAGCAGCCGCTCCCCCTCTCCTTCGCCCAGCAGCGGCTCTGGTTCCTGCACCAGATGGAGCCGGAGAGCCCCTTCTACAACATCCCCGCCGCCGTCCGCCTCGCCGGCGCGCTGGACGCCGATTCGCTCCGCCGCGCGCTGGCCGAGATCGTCCGCCGCCACGAGGCGCTCAGGACGACGTTCCTGGCGACGGCGGACGGCTCCGTCCAGGTCGTGCATGCCGCGCAGCCTTCCTTCGATCTCCCCTTCCACGACCTGTCGGGGGATGCGGATGCCGAGGCCGAGGCGCTGCGCATCGCGGCCGTCGAGGCGGAGACGCCCTTCGACCTGATGCGCGACGTGCTGCTGCGCGCGGTGCTGATCCGCGTCTCCCCCGAGGAGCACCTGCTGGTCCTCAATCTCCACCACGTGGCGGGCGACGGGTGGTCGGTCGGCGTGCTCTTCCGCGAGATCGCGGCGCTGTACGCGGCCTTCCGCGACGGGCGGCCGTCGCCGCTCCCCGATCTCCCCGTGCAGTACGCGGACTTCGCGGTGTGGCAGCGCGAGTGGCTGCGCGAGGAGGTGCTCGAGGCGCAGCTGGCCTACTGGCGCGGCCGCCTGGCCGGCGCGCCCGCCGTGCTCGAGCTGCCCACCGATCGCCCCCGCCCCGCGGTGCAGACCTACCGCGGCGCCGTCCTCTCCTTCGAGATCCCCGCGGAGCTGACGGCCAGGCTGCGCGAGGCGGCGCGGCGAGCGGACGCCACGCTGTTCATGGTGCTGCTGGCCGGCTTCGACCTGCTGATCCACCGCCTCTCGGGCCGCGACGACGTCGTCGTGGGCTCGCCCATCGCGGGGCGGGTGCGGCGCGAGGTGGAGGGGCTGATCGGCTTCTTCGTGAACACCATGGCGCTGCGCACCGACCTCTCCGGCGACCCCACGTTCGCGGAGCTGGTCGGCCGCGTGCGCGAGACGACGCTGGAGGCGTACGCGCACCAGGATCTCCCCTTCGAGCGCGTGGTGGAGGAGCTGCAGCCGGAGCGCACGCTCAGCCACAACCCGCTCTTCCAGGTCGCCTTCGCGCTGCAGAACGTGGCGATGGAGCCGGTGGACGCGCCCGGGCTGCGGCTGTCGCTCGAAGACGTCGACAGCGGCACCAGCAAGTTCGACATGTTCCTGGAGATGCTGGAGGAGGGCGGCCGGCTGCGCGGGAACCTGGAGTACGCCACGGACCTGTGGGAGCCCGCCACGGTGCGGCGGATGGTCGCGCTCTTCCTGCGGCTGCTGGAGGGCGTGGCCGGCGACGGCGCGCTCCCCATCTCCCACGCGGCGCTGCTCGACGGCGCGGACGCGAGCGGCGAGGTCTCCGCCTGGAACCGGACGGCGCGCGACTATCCGCGCGAGTCCACCGTCCACGCGCGCTTCGCCGCCGTCGCGGCCGCGCGGCCCGAGGCCGTCGCCGTGTCGTGGGAGGGCGGGGCGATGACGTACGCGGAGCTGGACGCCCGCGCGAACCGCATCGCCAACCACCTGGTCCGGCTCGGCGTGACGGCGGACGAGCCGGTGGCGCTCCTGGCCGACCGCTCGCCCGGCCTGATCGCGGCGATCCTGGGGATCCTGAAGGCGGGCGGCGCGTACGTCCCCATCAACCCCAAGTATCCGCGCAGCCGCGTCGCCTTGATGCTGGACGACTGCGGTGCGCGCGTCATCGTCACCGAATCCGCATTCGCCCCGGTGCTGCCGGAGCGCGACGGGCTGACGGTCGTCTCGCTCGACGCGGACGCGGGGGCGATCGCGCTGGAGCCGGCGGAGGCGCCCGTCGTCGCCATTTCGGCGGACAGCGCGGCGTACGTGATCTACACGTCGGGGTCGACGGGGCGGCCGAAGGGCGTCGTCGTTCCCCACCGCGCGGTGATGCGGCTGGTGATCAACACCGACTTCGCCGGGTTCGGGGCGGGGGAGACGTGGCTGCAGCTGGCGCCCGTGGCCTTCGACGCCAGCACGCTGGAGCTGTGGGGGCCGCTGCTGAACGGCGCGCGGCTGGCGCAGTATCCCCCGATCGCCGTGGACCCGGCCGAACTGGGCGCGTTCATCCGGCGGCAGGGGGTGACCAGCGCGTGGCTGACCGCCGGTCTCTTCCACCAGATGGTGGACACCACGCCCGACGCCATCTCCGGGCTGCGGCAGCTGCTGGCCGGCGGCGACGTGCTGAGCGCGCCGCACGTCCGCCGCGTGCTGGAGGCCTTCCCCGGCGTGCGGCTGATCAACGGCTACGGACCCACGGAGAACACCACCTTCTCCTGCTGCCGCACCATCACCGCGGCCGACGTGGAGCGGGCGTCGATCCCCATCGGCCAGCCCATCGCCAACAGCACGGCGTACGTGCTGGACCCGCATCTCAACCCCGTGCCGGTGGACGTCCCCGGCGAGCTGTTCGTGGGTGGCGAAGGGCTGGCGCGCGGCTACCTGGGCGCGCCGCGGATGTCGGCGGAGCGCTACGTCCCGCATCCGTACGCGGAGACGCCCGGCGCGCGGCTCTATCGCACGGGCGACCGCGTGCGCCGGCGGCCGGACGGGAGCATCGAGTTCCTGGGCCGCATCGACGAGCAGGTGAAGATCCGCGGCTACCGCATCGAGCCCGGCGAGATCGAATCGGTGCTGGAGCGCAGCCCGCTAGTCGCCAAGGCCGCCGTGCACGTGCGCGAGGACGCGCCGGGCGACAAGCGGCTGGTGGGATACGTCATTCCCGCGAAACCCGGCGCGGAGGCGGTCGCAACGGCGGCGGACGGCGAGACGGCCGAGCGCCAGGTGCACCAGTGGGAGACGCTGTTCGACGACGTCTACACCGGGTCGCGCGGCACCGACGAGGGCGACGAGACCTTCGACATCATCGGCTGGAACAGCTCGTACACCGGCCAGCCCATCCCCGCGGAGGAGATGCGGGAGTGGGTCGACCGCACCGTGGAGCGCATCCTCGCCCTCGGCCCGAAGCGCGTGCTTGAGCTGGGCGTGGGGACGGGGCTCCTCCTCTTCCGCGTCGCACCGTCGTCCGCCGAGTACGTGGGGACGGACTTCTCCGCACAGGTGCTGGCGCGGCTGGAGGAGCGGCTGCGTTCCGCGCCTGTCCAGCTCCCGCCCGTCCGCCTCCTGCAGCGCGAGGCGGCCGACTTCGCGGGCGTGGGCGGCGGCTTCGATACTGCCATCCTCAACTCCGTCTGCCAGTACTTCCCCGGCGCCGAGTACTTCGCGCGCGTGGTGGAGATGACGGTGGACGCGCTGGCGGACGGCGGCGCCTTCTTCATCGGCGACGTGCGCAGCCTGTGGACGCTGGACGCGTTCCGCACGGCCATCGAGTTCGAGGTGGCGGCGCCGTCGGTCTCCACGCGCGACCTGCGGCAGCGCGCGCGGCGGATCGTGGAGGAGGAAGAAGAGCTCGTCGTCGAGCCCGACTTCTTCCGCGCGCTCCGGCGCCGCATCCCCCGCATCTCGCGAGTGGAGACGCGGGTCAAGCGCGGGCGACACCACAACGAGCTCACCCGCCACCGCTTCGACGTCGTCGTCCACGTCGGTCCGCCGGTGGAGATCCCCGTCGCCCCCTCCATCGAGTGGGATGCGGGGATGGACGTCACCAGCATGGAGGAGATGGTGCGGGGGCGTGGCGGCGAGCCCGTCGCCATCCTCGGCATCCCCGACGCGCGGCTGTGGCGCGAGCTGCGGATCGTGCAGCTGCTGGAGATGGAGGAGGGGCCGGAGACGGTGGCCGACGCGCGCGCCGTGCTCGACGCCGAGCCGTCACCCGCCATCGACCCCGAGGCGCTGTGGGCGCTGGGCGACGCGCTGGGGATGGAGGTGGAGATCCGCCACGCGGGCGCGCAGGCGCCGGGGCGCGTCGACGCGCTCTTCCGCCGGCGTGGCGACGAGGTGGCCTTCCCCGAGCGGCCGCTGCTGGAGAAGGAGATGGTTGGCTATGCCAACGATCCGCTCTGGGCCGCGCAGGCGCGCGACCTGGCGCCGCGGCTGCGCGCGTGGCTGAAGGAGCAGCTCCCCGAGCACATGGTGCCCGGCGCGCTGGTGGTGATGGACGCCTTCCCCCTGACGCCCAACGGGAAGGTGGACCGCCGGGCCCTGCCCGCGCCCGAGCCGGCGCGGCTGGGCGGCACCGAGGAAGGCGTCGAGCCGCGGACGGAGACGGAGCAGCGGCTGGCCGCGATCTGGGCCGAGGTGCTGCGGCTGGAGAACGTCTACGTCGACGACAACTTCTTCGACCTGGGCGGCCATTCTCTCCTCGCCACGCAGCTCGCGACGCGGGTGCGCGAGGGCTTCGGCATCCAGCTCCCCCTGCAGCGCATCTTCGAGGCGCCGACCGTCGCCTCGCTGGGGGCGATCGTGGACGCGGCGCGCGACGAGGCGCTGGCGGGGCTGATCGACGAGCTGGAGACGCTGAGCGACGACGAGGTGCGCGCGCTGCTGGAGGCGGAGGGCGCCTTCGGCGAGAGCGGCATGGCCACCGCGGGGGACTGACGGATGGCCGACGTTCTCAAGCGCCTGCAGGACCTTTCGCCCGAACGGCGGCGCCTGCTGGAGCTGCGCCTGAAGATGCAGCAGGAGCAGGCCGCCGGCCCCGAGCTGCGCCCGCGCGCCCGCCCGGACGGCACCGCGCCGCTGAGCTACGCGCAGGCGCGGCTGTGGGTGCTGGACCGGATGGACCCCGGCAGCGCCGCGTACAACATGCCGCACCCGCTGCGCATCCGCGGCCCGCTGGACGCGGAGGCGCTCGCGCGCGCGCTCGAGGCCCTGCGCGCGCGCCACGAGACGCTGCGCACGACCTTCGCCGAGCGCGAGGACGGGCCGGTACAGGTGATCCACGCACCGTCGCCCATCTCCCTGCCGCTCGCCGATCTGTCCGACTTGTCCCAGATCGAGGGCGAGGCGGAGGTGCGGCGGCGGGTGGACGAGGACGCGAACACCGGGTTCGACCTCGTGGCCGGGCCGCTCGTGCGCGCGTCGCTGCTGCGGCTGTCGGCGGACGAGCACGTGCTGCTGCTGTGCATGCACCACATCGTCAGCGACGGGTGGAGCATGGGCGTGTTCGCGCGCGAGCTGGGCGCGCTGTACGCGGCGATGCGCGAGGGGCGCGAGCCGCATCTCCCGCCGCTGCCGGTGCAGTACGCGGACTTCGCGGCGTGGCAGCGCGAGCACCTGCGCGGCGACGAGCTGGCGCGCTTGACCGCGTTCTGGAAACACGCGCTGGAAGGCGCGCCCGCCGCGCTGGAGCTGCCGACGGACCGCGTCCGCCCCGGCGCGGAGAGCCACCGCGGGCGCACGCTGAAGACGCGCATCGCCGCGGATACGGCTGCGCGGCTGCGCGACTTCGCGCGTGCGGAGGGGGCGACGCTGTTCAACGTGCTGACCGCCGCCTTCCGCGTGGTCCTCGCGCGCCACAGCGGGCAGGACGACGTGGTGCTGGGCACGCCCGTCGCCAATCGCCAGAAGACGGAGCTGGAGGGGCTGGTCGGCTTCTTCGTCAACACCCTCCCGCTGCGCTCGCGCGTCTCCGGCGGCGACACCTTCCGCGCGCTCGTCCACCGCGAGAAGACCGTCGCGCTGGCGGCGTTCAACCACCAGGACCTGCCGTTCGACCGCATCGTCGAGGAGCTGCGGCTGCCGCGCGACCCCGCGCGCAACCCCGTGTTCCAGGCGATGGTCACGCTGCAGAACGCGCGGATGGAGCCGGTGGCGTTGGGCGGCGTGGAGATCACGCCGCTGGCGCCCGAGTACCACACCGCCAAGTTCGACCTGACGCTGGACCACTACGAGGAGGACGACGGCGCCGTCCGCATGGAGGCGGAGTGGGCCACGGACCTCTTCGACGAGCCGACGGTGGCGCTGATCGTCGGCCACGTGCACGCGCTGCTGGCGGACGGGCTCGCCAAGCCCGGCGCGCCGCTGCGCGAGCTGGCGGGCGCGTCGGTGGCGGAGCGCCGCTTCGCCATCGCGGCGGTGAACGCGACGGCGGCGGAGTACGAGCGCGAGGCGCCCATCCACCGCCTGTTCGAGGCGCGCGCGGCCGAGACGCCGGACGCCGTCGCCGCCGAGTTCGGCGACTCGACGCTGACCTACGCGGAGCTGGACGCGCGGGCCACGCGGCTGGCGCACCGTCTCCGCGCGCGCGGCGTCGGCCTGGAGAGCCGCGTCGGCGTGGCGATGGAGCGCTCGGCGGACCTCGTCGCCGCGATGCTGGCGGCGCTGAAGGCGGGGGCGGCGTACGTCCCGCTCGACCCGTCGTATCCCGCCGAGCGGCTGGCGTTCATGCTGGAGGATGCCGGCGTCGGCGCGCTCCTCGTCGCCGGGGACGTCCCGCCTGCGCTGGCGTCGTTCGCCGGGCCGATCCTCTCCATCTCGGCAGATGGGGATGACGGCGCCGCGGACGCATCCCCCGATCTCCCGATCGAAGTACCGGCGGATGCGCTCGCGTACGTGGTCTACACGTCGGGATCGACCGGGCGGCCGAAGGGGATCGGGATTCCGCACCGGGCGGTGACGCGCCTCGTGCGCAACACGGCGTACGTGCCGTTCGGGCCGGCGGAGCGGATCGCGCAGGCGTCGAACGCCAACTTCGACGCCATCACCTTCGAGGTGTGGGGCGCGCTGCTGAACGGCGGCGCGGTGGTCGGCCTGGACCGCGACACCACGCTGGAGCCGGAGACGCTGGTCGCCGCGCTGCGCGAGAAGCGCATCACCGCCACGTTCCTCACGACGGCGCTGTTCAACCAGGTGGCGCGCCGGATCCCGGACGGCTTCAACTCCATCTCCCACCTGCTGTTCGGCGGCGAGGCGTGCGACCCGGCCGCCGTCCGCGCGGTGCTGGACGCCGGCGGCCCGAAGCGGCTGCTGCACGTCTACGGGCCGACGGAGAGCACGACGTTCGCGACCTGGCACCCGATCGCCGCCGTCCCCGCGGACGCGGCGACGGTGCCGATCGGCCGGCCGCTCGCGAACACGACGGCGTACGTCGTGGACGCGGACGGGCGCGCGTGCAACCCCGGCGAGCCCGGCGAGCTCCTGCTCGGCGGCGACGGGCTGGCGCGCGGCTACCTGGCTCGCCCCGCGCTGACCGCCGCGTCGTTCGTCCCCGACCCGTTCTCCGGCACGCCCGGCGCGCGGCTCTATCGCACGGGCGACCGGGTGCGGCTGCGCGAGTGCGAAAGTGCGAAGGTGCGAAAGTGCGAAAGTGACGCGCCCGCAACCACTTTCGCACCCTCGCACTCTCGCACTTTCGCACTGGAGTTCCTCGCCCGCATCGACGAGCAGGCGAAGATCCGCGGCTTCCGCATCGAGCCGGGCGAGGTGGAGGCGGCGCTGCGCGAGCTGGACGGCGTGCGCGACTGCGCCGTCGTCGTCCGCACCGACGGCGGGGAGAAGCGGCTCGTCGCGTACGTCGTCCCCGCGAACGGCAGCGCGCCGTCCCCCGCCGGCCTGCGCGAGGCGCTGGGCGGGCGGCTGCCGGACTACATGGTGCCCACCGCGTTCGTCGCGCTCGACGCCATCCCCCTGACGCCGAACGGGAAGACGGACCGCCGCGCGCTCCCCGCGCCGGAAGCCGGCGCGCACGAGGACTTCGTCGCCCCCGCCACGCCGTCGGAGACCGCGCTGGCGGAGATCTGGGCGCAGGTGCTGGGCGTCGAC includes these proteins:
- a CDS encoding amino acid adenylation domain-containing protein, producing MISASPTLRPTAFPAPDAGDACAHHLFEAAADAAPLAPAVALAGETVCFAALDRRAAAVAARLAALGVGPEVRVGVLLERGPELAAALLGVWKAGGAYVPLDPDYPAERIAYILEDSGAAAVLAHGSTLDRLPADGPPVIDVDGILAAEGDGFEDVQVPADALAYVIYTSGSTGRPKGVGVSHRSLVSHNRAAAELFGLTPADRVAQIASIGFDISVEEIFPTWAAGATVVFRPADVPLIGDAFARWMEREGVTILNIPTALWHAWVAEMGDDAALPPSLRLVVVGGEKAQAGTLARWRRVAGERARWMNSYGPTEATVTATAWEPEPGAAPSEGEVPIGGPLANTRCLVLDEMLRPAAPGEAGELCLGGLGVARGYLGRAALTAERFVPDPQSVMPGARMYRTGDRVRWRESAEVRECGSALGSARDERTGALAHSRTAVLEFLGRLDDQVKVGGFRVEPGEVETVLAEHADVAQAAVVARDDGTGRTRLVAYVVPRAGSDADEAALRRWLRGLLPGFMVPSAVVLLDALPLTPHGKVDRRALPAPAALLPVEGDAAPAGDTERTVAEIWSEVLGFGPIPSDADFFDLGGHSLLGMLVLSRIGQRFGVELPVRALFDAPTAAALAARIDAARGAPVVPHPPLRPVLREQPLPLSFAQQRLWFLHQMEPESPFYNIPAAVRLAGALDADSLRRALAEIVRRHEALRTTFLATADGSVQVVHAAQPSFDLPFHDLSGDADAEAEALRIAAVEAETPFDLMRDVLLRAVLIRVSPEEHLLVLNLHHVAGDGWSVGVLFREIAALYAAFRDGRPSPLPDLPVQYADFAVWQREWLREEVLEAQLAYWRGRLAGAPAVLELPTDRPRPAVQTYRGAVLSFEIPAELTARLREAARRADATLFMVLLAGFDLLIHRLSGRDDVVVGSPIAGRVRREVEGLIGFFVNTMALRTDLSGDPTFAELVGRVRETTLEAYAHQDLPFERVVEELQPERTLSHNPLFQVAFALQNVAMEPVDAPGLRLSLEDVDSGTSKFDMFLEMLEEGGRLRGNLEYATDLWEPATVRRMVALFLRLLEGVAGDGALPISHAALLDGADASGEVSAWNRTARDYPRESTVHARFAAVAAARPEAVAVSWEGGAMTYAELDARANRIANHLVRLGVTADEPVALLADRSPGLIAAILGILKAGGAYVPINPKYPRSRVALMLDDCGARVIVTESAFAPVLPERDGLTVVSLDADAGAIALEPAEAPVVAISADSAAYVIYTSGSTGRPKGVVVPHRAVMRLVINTDFAGFGAGETWLQLAPVAFDASTLELWGPLLNGARLAQYPPIAVDPAELGAFIRRQGVTSAWLTAGLFHQMVDTTPDAISGLRQLLAGGDVLSAPHVRRVLEAFPGVRLINGYGPTENTTFSCCRTITAADVERASIPIGQPIANSTAYVLDPHLNPVPVDVPGELFVGGEGLARGYLGAPRMSAERYVPHPYAETPGARLYRTGDRVRRRPDGSIEFLGRIDEQVKIRGYRIEPGEIESVLERSPLVAKAAVHVREDAPGDKRLVGYVIPAKPGAEAVATAADGETAERQVHQWETLFDDVYTGSRGTDEGDETFDIIGWNSSYTGQPIPAEEMREWVDRTVERILALGPKRVLELGVGTGLLLFRVAPSSAEYVGTDFSAQVLARLEERLRSAPVQLPPVRLLQREAADFAGVGGGFDTAILNSVCQYFPGAEYFARVVEMTVDALADGGAFFIGDVRSLWTLDAFRTAIEFEVAAPSVSTRDLRQRARRIVEEEEELVVEPDFFRALRRRIPRISRVETRVKRGRHHNELTRHRFDVVVHVGPPVEIPVAPSIEWDAGMDVTSMEEMVRGRGGEPVAILGIPDARLWRELRIVQLLEMEEGPETVADARAVLDAEPSPAIDPEALWALGDALGMEVEIRHAGAQAPGRVDALFRRRGDEVAFPERPLLEKEMVGYANDPLWAAQARDLAPRLRAWLKEQLPEHMVPGALVVMDAFPLTPNGKVDRRALPAPEPARLGGTEEGVEPRTETEQRLAAIWAEVLRLENVYVDDNFFDLGGHSLLATQLATRVREGFGIQLPLQRIFEAPTVASLGAIVDAARDEALAGLIDELETLSDDEVRALLEAEGAFGESGMATAGD